The Gallus gallus isolate bGalGal1 chromosome 3, bGalGal1.mat.broiler.GRCg7b, whole genome shotgun sequence genome window below encodes:
- the MARCKS gene encoding myristoylated alanine-rich C-kinase substrate, whose amino-acid sequence MGAQFSKTAAKGEAAAEKPGEAVAASPSKANGQENGHVKVNGDASPAAAEAGKEEVQANGSAPAEETGKEEAASSEPASEKEAAEAESTEPASPAEGEASPKTEEGATPSSSSETPKKKKKRFSFKKSFKLSGFSFKKNKKEAGEGAESEGGAAAAAEGGKEEAAAAAPEAAGGEEGKAAAEEASAAAAGSAEAAKEEAGDSQEAKSDEAAPEKATGEEAPAAEEQQQQQQQEKAAEEAGAAATSEAGSGEQEAAPAEEPAAARQEAPSESSPEGPAEPAE is encoded by the exons ATGGGTGCCCAGTTCTCCAAGACCGCTGCGAAGGGCGAAGCCGCCGCCGAGAAGCCCGGGGAAGCGGTGGCCGCGTCTCCCTCCAAGGCGAATggacag GAAAACGGCCACGTGAAGGTGAACGGCGACGCCTCCCCCGCGGCGGCGGAGGCGGGCAAGGAGGAGGTGCAGGCCAACGGCAGCGCGCCCGCCGAGGAGACGGGCAAGGAGGAGGCGGCCTCGTCGGAGCCCGCCTCCGAGAAGGAGGCGGCCGAGGCGGAAAGCACCGAGCCGGCCTCCCCGGCGGAGGGAGAGGCCTCCCCCAAGACTGAGGAGGGCGCGACCCCCTCGTCCAGCAGCGAGAccccgaaaaaaaaaaagaagcgcTTTTCCTTCAAGAAGTCCTTTAAGCTGAGCGGCTTCTCcttcaaaaagaacaaaaaggaggCCGGCGAGGGGGCGGAGAGCGAaggcggcgccgccgccgcggccgAGGGCGGgaaggaggaggcggcggccgcggcccccgaggcggcgggcggcgaggAGGGCAAGGCCGCGGCCGAGGAGGCcagcgcggccgccgccggcaGCGCCGAGGCGGCGAAGGAGGAGGCGGGGGACTCGCAGGAGGCCAAATCGGACGAGGCCGCCCCCGAGAAGGCGACGGGAGAAGAGGCCCCGGCGGccgaggagcagcagcagcagcagcagcaggagaaggcGGCAGAGGAGGCCGGCGCCGCCGCCACGAGCGAGGCGGGCAGCGGCGAGCAGGAGGCGGCCCCCGCGGAGGagccggcggcggcgcggcaGGAGGCCCCGTCCGAGAGCAGTCCGGAGGGCCCCGCCGAGCCGGCGGAGtaa
- the LOC124418339 gene encoding uncharacterized protein LOC124418339 isoform X2 has translation MVRGACGEPERERECEPVRPPPPAAAVRATDSSRYQLMEKTSLKTVPGPNSTRSHPSVHLHWDFTCVGICEFPFFCSSAWISERWH, from the exons ATGGTGCGCGGGGCGTGCGGGGAGCCCGAGCGGGAGCGCGAGTGTGAGCCCGTCCGCCCGCCCCCACCCGCTGCCGCCGTGAGAGCAACAGATAGT TCGAGATACCAGCTCATGGAGAAGACCTCCTTGAAGACCGTGCCAGGACCTAACAGCACTAGAAGCCATCCGTCTGTCCACCTGCACTGGGATTTCACCTGCGTTGGCATCTGCGAGTTCCCTTTCTTCTGTAGCAGCGCGTGGATCTCAGAGCGGTGGCACTGA
- the LOC124418339 gene encoding translation initiation factor IF-2-like isoform X3, whose translation MVFCFCFNVGFFFFFFFPGKRKHLPLRIAPRPAPPLPAAPFVSAEQRRAALAGSPRVPAPSAGRGGRGGGAAAPRGYPGPGALSAPRSGAASRGRRHLRPRGGWERGRGGGRNPPPARTRPFGAPRVLGGRLRDGGARRGGDLREPLPEGTPSSSRYQLMEKTSLKTVPGPNSTRSHPSVHLHWDFTCVGICEFPFFCSSAWISERWH comes from the exons atggttttttgtttttgttttaatgtgggttttttttttttttttttttttccgggcAAAAGGAAGCATCTGCCACTGCGCAtcgccccccgcccggccccacCGCTACCAGCCGCTCCCTTTGTCTCGGCCGAGCAGAGACGAGCGGCCCTCGCCGGGAGCCCACGCGTGCCCGCGCCCTCCGCGGGGCGGGGTGGGAGGGGCGGAGGGGCCGCCGCGCCCCGGGGCTACCCCGGTCCCGGGGCGCTTTCCGCGCCGCGGTCCGGAGCCGCCTCCCGGGGGCGGCGTCACCTGCGGCCCCGCGGCGGGTGGGAACGGGGTCGCGGTGGCGGCCGgaaccccccccccgcccggaCACGCCCGTTCGGGGCACCGCGGGTGCTCGGCGGGCGTTTGCGCGACGGAGGGGCGAGGAGAGGCGGAGATCTTCGTGAGCCACTTCCCGAGGGAACTCCGAGCTCG TCGAGATACCAGCTCATGGAGAAGACCTCCTTGAAGACCGTGCCAGGACCTAACAGCACTAGAAGCCATCCGTCTGTCCACCTGCACTGGGATTTCACCTGCGTTGGCATCTGCGAGTTCCCTTTCTTCTGTAGCAGCGCGTGGATCTCAGAGCGGTGGCACTGA
- the LOC124418339 gene encoding protein tfg-1-like isoform X1 → MWVFFFFFFFRAKGSICHCASPPARPHRYQPLPLSRPSRDERPSPGAHACPRPPRGGVGGAEGPPRPGATPVPGRFPRRGPEPPPGGGVTCGPAAGGNGVAVAAGTPPPPGHARSGHRGCSAGVCATEGRGEAEIFSRYQLMEKTSLKTVPGPNSTRSHPSVHLHWDFTCVGICEFPFFCSSAWISERWH, encoded by the exons atgtgggttttttttttttttttttttttccgggcAAAAGGAAGCATCTGCCACTGCGCAtcgccccccgcccggccccacCGCTACCAGCCGCTCCCTTTGTCTCGGCCGAGCAGAGACGAGCGGCCCTCGCCGGGAGCCCACGCGTGCCCGCGCCCTCCGCGGGGCGGGGTGGGAGGGGCGGAGGGGCCGCCGCGCCCCGGGGCTACCCCGGTCCCGGGGCGCTTTCCGCGCCGCGGTCCGGAGCCGCCTCCCGGGGGCGGCGTCACCTGCGGCCCCGCGGCGGGTGGGAACGGGGTCGCGGTGGCGGCCGgaaccccccccccgcccggaCACGCCCGTTCGGGGCACCGCGGGTGCTCGGCGGGCGTTTGCGCGACGGAGGGGCGAGGAGAGGCGGAGATCTTC TCGAGATACCAGCTCATGGAGAAGACCTCCTTGAAGACCGTGCCAGGACCTAACAGCACTAGAAGCCATCCGTCTGTCCACCTGCACTGGGATTTCACCTGCGTTGGCATCTGCGAGTTCCCTTTCTTCTGTAGCAGCGCGTGGATCTCAGAGCGGTGGCACTGA